From a region of the Paracoccus sp. TOH genome:
- a CDS encoding NRAMP family divalent metal transporter gives MAEPVTSPSAATAAARGGFMAAIFLMATSAIGPGFITQTATFTAKLGAAFAFAILASIVIDFVVQLNIWRITALTRRNASDTANAAIPGAGYLLAVLVLVGGLAFNIGNIAGAGLGLNAMFGLDPKIGGAFSAALAIGIFLSRRAGLLLDRALIGLGLLMIAMTLVVAFVSNPPVGDALRQMVLPEIVDFATITTIVGGTVGGYITYSGAHRLLDKGLVGEHNLAAVTRASLTGIAVTGVMRFILFLAILGVVASGVTLDLSGQAANPAAQAFAVVLGEWGMRIFGLIFWAAAITSVIGAAYTSVSFLVAFRSMGDRDRNIATVIFIAISLAVYLSLGTAPAAILVFVGGFNGLILPIGLTIFTYVGFARADLMGGHVYNRPLLIASAVICALTWYMGINSIGPIFAFLGA, from the coding sequence ATGGCCGAACCCGTCACCTCCCCCTCTGCCGCCACGGCCGCCGCGCGCGGTGGTTTCATGGCGGCGATCTTCCTGATGGCGACCTCGGCCATCGGACCCGGCTTCATCACCCAGACCGCGACCTTCACCGCCAAGCTGGGCGCGGCATTCGCCTTTGCCATCCTGGCCTCGATCGTCATCGACTTCGTGGTGCAGCTCAACATCTGGCGCATCACCGCGCTGACGCGGCGCAATGCCTCGGACACCGCCAACGCCGCCATTCCCGGCGCCGGCTATCTGCTGGCGGTGCTGGTGCTGGTCGGCGGGCTGGCCTTCAACATCGGCAACATCGCCGGCGCGGGGCTGGGCCTCAACGCCATGTTCGGGCTTGATCCCAAGATCGGCGGCGCGTTTTCGGCCGCTCTGGCCATCGGCATCTTCCTGTCGCGCCGGGCCGGGCTGCTGCTCGACCGCGCGCTGATCGGGCTGGGGCTGCTGATGATCGCCATGACGCTGGTCGTGGCCTTCGTCTCGAACCCGCCGGTGGGGGATGCGCTGCGGCAGATGGTGCTGCCCGAGATCGTCGATTTCGCCACCATCACCACCATCGTCGGCGGCACCGTCGGCGGCTACATCACCTATTCCGGCGCGCATCGGCTGCTCGACAAGGGGCTGGTGGGAGAGCACAATCTTGCCGCCGTCACCCGCGCCTCGCTGACCGGGATCGCGGTCACCGGAGTCATGCGCTTCATCCTGTTCCTGGCCATCCTGGGCGTCGTCGCCTCGGGCGTGACGCTGGACCTGTCGGGCCAGGCCGCGAACCCTGCCGCGCAGGCCTTTGCCGTGGTGCTGGGCGAATGGGGCATGCGGATCTTCGGCCTGATCTTCTGGGCCGCCGCCATCACCTCGGTCATCGGCGCGGCCTATACCTCGGTCAGCTTTCTGGTCGCCTTCCGGTCCATGGGCGACCGGGACCGCAACATCGCGACGGTGATCTTCATCGCCATCTCGCTGGCTGTCTATCTGTCGCTGGGGACGGCGCCGGCCGCCATCCTGGTCTTCGTCGGCGGCTTCAACGGGCTGATCCTGCCCATCGGTCTGACCATCTTCACCTATGTAGGCTTCGCGCGGGCCGACCTGATGGGCGGCCATGTCTACAACCGGCCGCTGCTGATCGCCAGCGCCGTGATCTGTGCGCTGACCTGGTACATGGGCATCAATTCCATCGGCCCGATCTTTGCCTTCCTGGGCGCCTGA
- a CDS encoding GntR family transcriptional regulator, with protein MAETRARAPSPVPSPAAGLAEGIAARLRDQVTGGALVPGQRLSEARLAAELDISRNTLREVFRLLTREGILRHEPNRGVFVAVPSMASILDIYRVRRLIEVPALAQAWPGHAATARMRAAVARASELQRIPDWRGVGSANMEFHAAIVALTDSPRLTQFFTQIIAELRLAFGLLDSPELLHRPYIPRNAEILGKLEAGDPAGAARMLEDYLNQSERAVLEAFARLG; from the coding sequence ATGGCGGAAACCCGCGCCCGCGCCCCCAGCCCCGTCCCCAGCCCTGCCGCCGGCCTCGCCGAAGGCATTGCCGCCCGGCTGCGCGACCAGGTCACCGGCGGCGCGCTGGTGCCCGGCCAGCGCCTGTCCGAGGCGCGGCTGGCGGCCGAGCTGGACATTTCGCGCAACACCCTGCGCGAGGTGTTCCGCCTGCTCACGCGCGAGGGCATCCTGCGGCACGAGCCGAACCGCGGCGTTTTCGTCGCCGTGCCCTCGATGGCCTCGATCCTCGACATCTATCGGGTGCGGCGGCTGATCGAGGTGCCGGCGCTGGCGCAGGCCTGGCCCGGCCATGCCGCCACCGCGCGGATGCGCGCCGCCGTCGCCCGCGCCTCGGAATTGCAGCGCATCCCCGACTGGCGCGGCGTCGGCAGCGCCAACATGGAATTCCACGCCGCCATCGTGGCGCTGACCGACAGCCCGCGGCTGACGCAGTTCTTCACCCAGATCATCGCCGAACTGCGGCTGGCCTTCGGCCTGCTCGACAGCCCCGAGCTGCTGCACCGCCCCTATATCCCCCGCAATGCCGAGATTCTGGGCAAGCTGGAGGCCGGCGACCCGGCCGGCGCGGCCCGCATGCTCGAGGATTATCTGAACCAGTCCGAACGGGCCGTGCTGGAAGCCTTCGCCCGGCTGGGCTGA
- a CDS encoding HPP family protein, whose translation MTRPAGAVLRQITQALGPAIAPGSPREALRAGIGALVGLGVSGLFLLSPSADLRLGLYLIAPFGATSVLVFAVPNSPLAQPWSAVVGNTIAATVGVLACRMTPNSALCVALAVAITIAAMILLRAVHPPAGAVAMTAALNPDAIRALSFHFVLAPVLTGTLALVGFAMIYARLTGRRYPFRQFDEPGPHGTADHPAMERLGLSKDELTEILQRYRQSLNLGVEDLARLIGAAELQAATHRTGPLTAADVMSRDLVTVGPQSRLARVADIFRRHGFTSLPVVENGDQFLGVIFQLHLIRRARDDAFRHDRRFSVAMSELLNTKPGAPTRAREIMQTDPPHVAPDTPIGALLPMLASGECDAVPVLDGPRIVGIVTQTDLLSALARQSLRQDLPTA comes from the coding sequence ATGACCAGACCGGCCGGCGCCGTGCTGCGCCAGATCACGCAGGCGCTTGGTCCGGCGATCGCGCCCGGCTCGCCGCGCGAGGCGCTGCGGGCCGGGATCGGCGCGCTGGTGGGGCTGGGCGTTTCGGGCCTGTTCCTGCTGTCGCCCTCGGCCGACCTGCGGCTGGGGCTGTATCTGATCGCACCCTTCGGCGCGACCTCGGTGCTGGTCTTCGCGGTGCCGAACAGCCCGCTGGCGCAGCCCTGGTCGGCGGTGGTCGGCAATACCATCGCCGCCACGGTCGGCGTGCTGGCTTGCCGGATGACCCCGAATTCGGCGCTTTGCGTGGCGCTGGCGGTCGCCATCACCATCGCGGCGATGATCCTGCTGCGCGCCGTGCATCCGCCGGCCGGCGCGGTCGCCATGACCGCGGCGCTGAACCCCGACGCGATCCGCGCGCTTAGCTTTCATTTCGTCCTGGCGCCGGTGCTGACCGGCACGCTGGCGCTGGTCGGCTTCGCGATGATCTATGCCCGGCTGACCGGACGCCGCTATCCCTTCCGCCAGTTCGACGAGCCTGGACCGCACGGCACCGCCGACCATCCGGCGATGGAACGGCTGGGCCTGTCCAAGGACGAGCTGACCGAGATCCTGCAGCGCTATCGCCAGTCGCTGAACCTCGGGGTCGAGGATCTGGCCCGGCTGATCGGCGCCGCCGAATTGCAGGCCGCCACCCACCGCACCGGGCCGCTGACCGCGGCGGACGTGATGTCGCGCGATCTGGTCACCGTCGGCCCGCAGTCCCGGCTGGCGCGGGTCGCCGACATCTTCCGCCGGCACGGTTTCACCTCGTTGCCGGTGGTCGAGAACGGCGACCAGTTTCTGGGCGTGATCTTCCAGCTGCACCTGATCCGCCGCGCCCGCGACGACGCCTTCCGCCATGACCGCCGCTTTTCCGTCGCCATGTCCGAGCTGCTGAATACCAAGCCCGGCGCACCGACGCGCGCGCGCGAGATCATGCAGACCGATCCGCCGCATGTCGCGCCCGACACGCCCATCGGGGCGCTGCTGCCGATGCTGGCCTCGGGCGAATGCGACGCGGTGCCGGTGCTGGACGGGCCGCGCATCGTCGGCATCGTCACGCAGACCGACCTGCTATCGGCCCTGGCTCGGCAAAGCCTGCGGCAGGACCTGCCCACAGCCTGA
- a CDS encoding glycosyltransferase family 2 protein — MTRPTLGAVAIGRNEGERLKACLRSLVPLCARVVYVDSGSRDDSVGFARSLGVTVVELDTSVPFTAARARNAGFTALLEGGALDLVQFVDGDCRVEPGWLEAGTAAMQADPGLGLVTGWRSEIHPTATVYNQMCEVDWHRPAGPITACGGDMMVRVAAFGQIGGFDPAVIAAEDDEFCLRLGKAGWKLLRLPVQMTWHDADMTRFSQWWQRTIRNGHGFAQVGRLHPPHFRREQMRVWLYGLALPLLFLLGLFASPWISLAVTALYTLSFIKTLKGLKGRPMAGKQAALLTLAKIPNLLGMLTYSRRRRNGDAMRIIEYK; from the coding sequence ATGACCCGTCCCACGCTCGGCGCCGTGGCGATCGGCCGCAACGAGGGCGAGCGGCTGAAAGCCTGCCTGCGCTCGCTGGTGCCGCTTTGCGCGCGGGTGGTCTATGTGGACAGCGGCTCGCGCGACGACAGCGTCGGTTTCGCCCGCAGTCTCGGCGTCACCGTGGTCGAGCTGGACACCTCGGTTCCCTTCACCGCCGCCCGCGCCCGCAATGCCGGATTCACCGCGCTGCTGGAGGGCGGCGCGCTGGATCTGGTGCAATTCGTCGACGGCGACTGCCGGGTCGAACCCGGCTGGCTGGAGGCCGGCACCGCCGCCATGCAGGCCGATCCCGGTCTGGGCCTCGTCACCGGCTGGCGGTCCGAGATCCATCCCACGGCCACGGTCTATAACCAGATGTGCGAGGTGGACTGGCACCGCCCCGCAGGGCCGATCACCGCCTGCGGCGGCGACATGATGGTGCGCGTCGCCGCTTTCGGCCAGATCGGCGGCTTCGACCCGGCGGTGATCGCCGCCGAGGATGACGAATTCTGCCTGCGCCTGGGCAAGGCCGGCTGGAAGCTGCTGCGCCTGCCGGTGCAGATGACCTGGCACGATGCCGACATGACCCGCTTTTCCCAATGGTGGCAGCGCACCATCCGCAACGGCCACGGCTTCGCGCAGGTGGGTCGCCTGCACCCGCCGCATTTCCGGCGCGAGCAGATGCGGGTCTGGCTCTATGGGCTGGCGCTGCCGTTGCTGTTCCTGCTCGGCCTGTTCGCCAGCCCGTGGATTTCCCTTGCCGTCACGGCGCTTTACACGCTCTCTTTCATCAAGACCCTCAAGGGCCTGAAGGGCCGGCCGATGGCGGGAAAACAGGCCGCGCTGCTGACGCTGGCCAAGATACCTAACCTTTTAGGAATGTTGACTTACAGCCGTCGCCGCCGCAATGGCGACGCCATGCGTATTATCGAGTATAAATAG
- a CDS encoding NAD-dependent epimerase/dehydratase family protein — protein sequence MTSDLRVGIVGAGYIASWHADAIKAAPGARLVAVCDPALDAAEALASSHGVAAFADLEQMIAAGICDVVHILTPPNLHRDLTVTCLGAGLHVLVEKPVALSVAEIDEMEAAARAAGRQFGACHNFLGLPGYGRLKQAVQAGDLGLVSAAQINWALPLVPLRSGPYGLWMLRQTQNLLLELGAHPFSFAVDLFGPLEVEHVSLGQWITLPGGEQRPQSWRILARAGQVDVTIALSLVETFDDRSVSLRGSSGMARLDYAADALVVTRDNTADLVLNPLIKELGRAGGHLREGTRNAVRQAASLNQKSPYGLSFRATIAAFYDGIRAGQPDPRFAPASARAVMQGIEDALARLPALPAVPARPGGTPQPRVMVIGGTGFIGRNLTRRLVERGHDVRVLSRGRNGPFPDIADHVETLGVSLRDEDGLAQAMQGMDCVFNLAKSTDKSWQAALENDVATTERIGRAAIRAGIGRLVHTGTIASYDMSDPARTITEASDFGQMDSRNIYARSKAEGEKRLLALQAQGLRLVIARPGIVLGDGGPLQHWGIGRWHGAGAVRLWGNGRNILPFVLADDVSDGLIAMMERDEAIGEGFNLIGEPMFSGRDYFEAIHRRTGARLKVSGSNLTALWAVDAVKQGLKRHALRRKGAAPASLADWKSRGHLSPFDNSKPKRLLGWLPEADRDAFWRRAIDEAHLFW from the coding sequence ATGACCTCGGACCTGCGCGTCGGCATTGTCGGCGCCGGCTACATCGCCTCGTGGCATGCCGATGCGATCAAGGCCGCACCGGGCGCGCGGCTGGTCGCGGTCTGCGACCCCGCCCTTGACGCGGCCGAGGCGCTGGCTTCCAGCCATGGCGTCGCGGCCTTTGCCGATCTGGAGCAGATGATCGCCGCCGGCATCTGCGATGTCGTGCATATCCTGACGCCGCCGAACCTGCATCGCGACCTGACGGTGACATGCCTGGGCGCCGGGCTGCATGTGCTGGTCGAGAAACCCGTCGCCCTCTCCGTCGCCGAGATCGACGAGATGGAGGCCGCGGCCCGGGCCGCCGGCCGGCAGTTCGGCGCCTGCCACAATTTCCTGGGCCTGCCCGGCTATGGCCGGCTCAAGCAGGCGGTGCAGGCCGGCGATCTGGGCCTGGTCTCGGCCGCGCAGATCAACTGGGCGCTGCCGCTGGTGCCCTTGCGCTCGGGGCCTTACGGGCTGTGGATGCTGCGGCAGACGCAGAACCTGCTGCTGGAGCTGGGCGCGCATCCCTTCTCGTTCGCGGTGGACCTGTTCGGCCCGCTGGAGGTCGAACATGTCAGCCTGGGCCAATGGATCACCCTGCCCGGCGGCGAGCAGCGGCCGCAAAGCTGGCGTATCCTCGCCCGCGCCGGCCAGGTGGACGTGACCATCGCCCTGTCGCTGGTCGAAACCTTCGACGACCGCTCGGTCAGCTTGCGCGGCTCCTCGGGCATGGCGCGGCTGGACTATGCGGCCGATGCGCTGGTGGTCACGCGCGACAATACCGCCGATCTGGTACTGAACCCGCTGATCAAGGAACTGGGCCGGGCGGGGGGGCATCTGCGCGAGGGAACGCGCAACGCCGTCCGCCAGGCCGCATCGCTGAACCAGAAAAGCCCCTATGGGCTGAGCTTTCGCGCCACCATCGCGGCCTTTTACGACGGCATCCGCGCCGGGCAACCCGACCCGCGCTTTGCGCCCGCCTCGGCCCGGGCGGTAATGCAGGGCATCGAGGATGCGCTGGCCCGCCTGCCCGCCCTGCCCGCGGTCCCCGCCCGCCCCGGCGGCACGCCGCAGCCGCGGGTCATGGTGATCGGCGGCACCGGCTTCATCGGCCGCAACCTGACCCGGCGGCTGGTCGAGCGCGGCCATGACGTGCGCGTGCTGTCGCGCGGCCGCAACGGCCCCTTTCCCGACATCGCCGACCATGTCGAGACGCTGGGCGTGTCGCTGCGCGACGAGGACGGGCTGGCCCAGGCCATGCAGGGCATGGATTGCGTCTTCAACCTGGCGAAATCCACCGACAAGAGCTGGCAGGCGGCGCTGGAAAACGACGTGGCCACGACCGAGCGCATCGGCCGCGCCGCGATCCGCGCCGGCATCGGCCGGCTGGTCCATACTGGCACCATCGCCTCATACGACATGTCCGACCCGGCCCGCACCATCACCGAGGCCAGCGATTTCGGCCAGATGGACAGCCGCAACATCTATGCCCGGTCCAAGGCCGAGGGTGAGAAGCGGCTGCTCGCCCTGCAGGCGCAGGGGCTGCGGCTGGTCATCGCCCGGCCCGGCATCGTGCTGGGCGACGGCGGACCGTTGCAGCATTGGGGCATCGGCCGCTGGCACGGCGCCGGGGCGGTGAGGCTTTGGGGCAACGGCCGCAACATCCTGCCTTTCGTGCTGGCCGACGACGTGTCGGACGGGCTGATCGCGATGATGGAGCGCGACGAGGCCATCGGCGAAGGTTTCAACCTGATCGGCGAGCCGATGTTTTCCGGCCGCGACTATTTCGAGGCCATCCACCGCCGCACCGGGGCACGGCTGAAGGTCAGCGGCTCGAACCTGACGGCGCTTTGGGCCGTCGATGCGGTCAAGCAGGGGCTGAAGCGCCACGCCCTGCGCCGCAAGGGGGCCGCGCCCGCCTCGCTGGCGGACTGGAAGTCGCGGGGGCATCTGTCGCCCTTCGACAACAGCAAACCCAAACGCCTGCTGGGCTGGCTGCCCGAGGCCGACCGCGACGCTTTCTGGCGCCGCGCCATCGACGAGGCGCATCTGTTCTGGTGA
- a CDS encoding AmiS/UreI family transporter codes for MLTGFVLFYVGAVLFLNGLWLMGRIADREIVVINLVTALVSGAAVLHDAFGAGASPASIRNGALSLLFCTTYLWVAYNRFSGADGRGLGWFSLFVAVTAVPVFLRALAEAGTATELWLAANWAVWGVLWFLYFLLLALGRPIQRQTAWVTLLAGIFTGWLPGFLLLDGLI; via the coding sequence ATGCTTACCGGGTTCGTGCTGTTCTATGTCGGCGCCGTGCTGTTTCTGAACGGCCTTTGGCTGATGGGCCGCATCGCCGATCGCGAGATCGTCGTCATCAACCTCGTCACCGCGCTGGTGTCCGGCGCGGCGGTGCTGCACGATGCCTTCGGCGCCGGGGCCAGCCCCGCCAGCATCCGTAACGGCGCGCTGAGCCTGCTGTTCTGCACCACCTATCTTTGGGTCGCCTATAACCGGTTCAGCGGCGCGGATGGGCGCGGCCTGGGCTGGTTCAGCCTGTTCGTCGCGGTGACGGCCGTGCCGGTGTTCCTGCGCGCGCTGGCCGAAGCGGGAACAGCGACCGAGCTTTGGCTGGCGGCGAACTGGGCCGTCTGGGGCGTGCTGTGGTTCCTGTATTTCCTGCTGCTGGCGCTTGGTCGCCCGATCCAGCGGCAGACCGCCTGGGTCACGCTGCTGGCCGGGATCTTCACCGGCTGGCTGCCGGGTTTCCTGCTGCTGGACGGGCTGATCTGA
- a CDS encoding DUF475 domain-containing protein: MTQGNSPLSGGGLGDGARRSTLHYFTWAFIVTVLGLALGGLLGWQTTGTLGGTLSVFFICAVLAVLEISLSFDNAIVNANKLKDMTPKWQRRFLTWGIIIAVFGMRIVFPLLIVVIAANIGPWQAMVLAATQPDEYSRIMHEAHLPIAAFGGTFLMMVGLSFFFDHEKDVHWVKWLEDRMQRYATIRGIEVAVVLVTVLIFSRFLEGAESQVFFSSAIWGLLTFLLVEVLGGLLDSSQQTLQAGAKGGIGAFLYLEVLDASFSFDGVIGAFALTHNLFVIAIGLGIGAMYVRSMTIMLVERGTLAEYRFLEHGAFYAIIALSVIMFVQPLMHIPEVITGLGGATLIGISFWSSIRWNRKNHAVEA, from the coding sequence ATGACGCAAGGAAACAGTCCCCTTTCCGGAGGTGGTCTCGGCGATGGCGCCCGGCGTTCGACCCTGCACTATTTCACCTGGGCCTTCATCGTCACCGTGCTTGGTCTTGCCCTGGGCGGCCTGCTGGGCTGGCAGACGACCGGCACCCTGGGCGGCACGCTCTCGGTCTTCTTCATCTGCGCCGTGCTGGCGGTGCTGGAGATCTCGCTGAGCTTCGACAACGCCATCGTGAACGCCAACAAGCTCAAGGACATGACGCCCAAGTGGCAGCGGCGCTTCCTGACCTGGGGCATCATCATCGCCGTCTTCGGCATGCGGATCGTCTTCCCGCTGCTGATCGTGGTCATCGCCGCCAATATCGGCCCGTGGCAGGCGATGGTGCTGGCAGCGACCCAGCCCGACGAATATTCGCGCATCATGCACGAGGCGCATCTGCCGATCGCGGCCTTCGGCGGCACCTTCCTGATGATGGTGGGGCTGAGCTTCTTCTTCGACCACGAAAAGGACGTGCACTGGGTCAAGTGGCTGGAAGACCGCATGCAGCGCTATGCCACCATCCGCGGCATCGAGGTGGCGGTGGTGCTGGTCACGGTGTTGATCTTCTCGCGCTTCCTGGAAGGGGCGGAATCGCAGGTCTTCTTCAGCTCGGCGATCTGGGGCCTGTTGACCTTCCTGCTGGTCGAGGTGCTGGGCGGATTGCTCGACAGCTCGCAGCAGACGCTGCAGGCCGGGGCCAAGGGCGGCATCGGTGCCTTCCTCTATCTCGAAGTGCTGGACGCCTCGTTCAGCTTCGACGGCGTGATCGGCGCCTTCGCGCTGACCCACAACCTGTTCGTCATCGCCATCGGCCTGGGCATCGGCGCCATGTATGTGCGTTCGATGACCATCATGCTGGTCGAGCGCGGCACGCTGGCCGAATACCGGTTCCTGGAACATGGCGCCTTCTATGCCATCATCGCGCTGTCGGTGATCATGTTCGTGCAGCCGCTGATGCATATTCCCGAGGTCATCACCGGCCTGGGTGGCGCGACGCTGATCGGCATCTCGTTCTGGTCCTCGATCCGCTGGAACCGCAAGAATCACGCGGTCGAGGCGTAA
- a CDS encoding glycosyltransferase codes for MRSSQDPQQSLPLPCPAPARPRIAALVVTHNRLDKLRVTVGRLLAEDIDHVVVFDNASGDGTCEYLDMIDDPRLLALRSLENLGGAGGFAQGMRHLVQALDPDWLVVMDDDGRPFPGTIAQFRALDLTGWDALGAAVLTPSGEVCEMNRPYRNPFWRLPEFLRTLAGAGRRGFHLGDATYAGQADPIEIDMTSFVGLFLSRASIARAGYPDERLFIYGDDQIYTLEMRRKGLRIGFLPEIRFEHDTVSIQPGGHLVLRPMWKVYYMYRNALLAYRVAAGPWFWPLLPVLALRWRGKARHYGPDAARFRKILRRAARDGLRRRLDRPHAEIVAMSEQRD; via the coding sequence ATGCGCTCGAGCCAAGACCCGCAACAGTCGCTGCCCTTGCCCTGCCCCGCACCTGCCCGCCCGCGCATCGCCGCCCTGGTCGTGACCCATAACCGGCTGGACAAGCTGCGGGTGACTGTCGGCCGGCTGCTGGCCGAGGATATCGACCATGTGGTGGTGTTCGACAATGCCTCGGGCGACGGTACCTGCGAATATCTGGACATGATCGACGATCCCCGGCTGCTGGCACTGCGCAGCCTGGAAAACCTGGGCGGAGCCGGCGGCTTCGCGCAGGGGATGCGGCACCTGGTGCAGGCGCTGGACCCGGACTGGCTCGTGGTCATGGACGATGACGGCCGGCCCTTTCCCGGCACCATCGCGCAGTTCCGCGCGCTGGACCTGACCGGCTGGGACGCGCTGGGGGCGGCGGTGCTGACCCCCTCGGGCGAGGTCTGCGAGATGAACCGGCCCTATCGCAACCCGTTCTGGCGCTTGCCGGAATTCCTGCGCACCCTGGCCGGCGCCGGCCGGCGCGGCTTTCACCTGGGCGATGCGACCTATGCCGGCCAGGCCGATCCCATCGAGATCGACATGACCTCCTTTGTCGGTCTGTTCCTGTCGCGCGCCAGCATCGCCCGCGCCGGCTATCCCGACGAACGGCTGTTCATCTATGGCGACGACCAGATCTACACCCTCGAGATGCGGCGCAAGGGGCTGCGCATCGGCTTCCTGCCCGAGATCCGGTTCGAGCACGACACCGTCTCGATCCAGCCCGGCGGGCATCTGGTGCTGCGGCCGATGTGGAAGGTCTATTACATGTATCGCAATGCGCTGCTGGCCTATCGCGTCGCGGCCGGGCCGTGGTTCTGGCCGCTGCTGCCGGTTCTGGCGCTGCGCTGGCGCGGCAAGGCACGGCATTACGGCCCGGATGCGGCGCGTTTCCGCAAGATCCTGCGCCGCGCCGCCCGCGACGGCCTGCGCCGCCGGCTCGACCGCCCGCATGCCGAGATCGTCGCCATGTCGGAACAGCGCGACTAG
- a CDS encoding alpha/beta hydrolase fold domain-containing protein, with protein sequence MIRDPQVLDFIARTEAAYPPEANSASAADNRRFYDAMCAVFRASRPPGLPVRDRRIGGVPCRVYGAETPVAVVYVHGGGFVVGGLDSHDDVCAEIADATDLQVVAVDYRLAPEHRWPAQIADVQAVWDALARPAVIAGDSAGGRLAAALCLSRRGARQPLGQVLVYPGLGGDGSAPSYRENAEAPLLRTEDLAGYHAALHGEGVGEGPADPLARPLLAASLAGLAPAFVVTADVDPLRDDGRDYARRLRAEGVAAHWRNEPELPHGYLRARRHSDRARRSFQAILVAIRHFADRA encoded by the coding sequence ATGATCCGCGACCCGCAGGTGCTGGATTTCATCGCCCGGACCGAGGCCGCTTATCCGCCCGAGGCGAATAGCGCCAGCGCTGCCGACAACCGGCGCTTCTACGATGCGATGTGCGCCGTCTTCCGGGCCTCGCGCCCGCCCGGCCTGCCGGTTCGGGATCGCCGCATCGGCGGCGTGCCCTGCCGGGTCTACGGGGCGGAAACCCCGGTCGCGGTGGTCTATGTGCATGGCGGCGGTTTCGTGGTCGGCGGGCTGGACAGCCACGACGATGTCTGCGCCGAGATCGCCGATGCCACCGACCTGCAGGTGGTCGCGGTCGATTACCGGCTGGCGCCCGAGCATCGCTGGCCGGCGCAGATCGCGGATGTGCAGGCGGTCTGGGACGCGCTGGCCCGCCCGGCGGTGATCGCGGGCGACAGCGCCGGCGGGCGTCTGGCGGCGGCGCTTTGTCTGTCGCGGCGCGGCGCGCGGCAGCCCTTGGGTCAGGTGCTGGTCTATCCCGGCCTCGGCGGCGACGGCAGCGCGCCCTCTTATCGCGAGAATGCCGAGGCGCCCTTGCTGCGGACCGAGGACCTGGCCGGCTATCACGCCGCGCTGCACGGCGAGGGAGTGGGCGAGGGACCGGCCGATCCGCTGGCGCGTCCCTTGCTGGCCGCAAGCCTGGCCGGGCTGGCGCCGGCCTTCGTCGTCACCGCCGATGTCGATCCGCTGCGCGACGACGGGCGCGACTATGCGCGGCGGCTGCGGGCCGAGGGCGTCGCGGCGCATTGGCGCAACGAGCCCGAACTGCCGCATGGCTATCTGCGGGCCCGCCGCCACAGCGACCGGGCGCGGCGCAGCTTCCAGGCGATCCTGGTCGCGATCCGGCACTTCGCGGACCGGGCCTAA